CATCTTCTCCTATATCAAGAAACCATGGGATGAGCATGAGCTGTTCAAAACCATCAATAACGCCTACGAGATCTATTCTGCGCGCAAACAGCTGAAAGAAAAGGTGCTGGAGCTGGAAAAAACGAATGATGAGCTGAACCGTTTCATTTACTCCACTTCACATGACCTCCGGGCACCCCTGATGAGCGTACAGGGCATCATCAACCTGAGCCGGCTGGATAACAGCATGACGGACCCGCAGGGCTATATGAACATGGTGGAGGTCTGCATCACGCGGCTGGACAGCTTTATCCAGAAGATCATCGAATACTACCGCAACTCCCGGCTGGAACTGGAATATGAGAAGATCGATTTTGTAGCGCTGATAGATGACTGTATCGATACGTTCCGGCATCAGAATACGATCATCAATTTCAATGTAAAGATCGACCAGCCTGTTCCGTTCAAGGGTGATTTTTTCAGAATAAGTGTTATTTTGAACAATCTGATATCCAATGCCGTTAAATATCAGAAACCGGATGAGGAGTATCCGCAGGTGAACCTGTCTGTAAAAGTGGAGCCTCATAAGGCAACCATCCGTATTGAAGATAATGGTATCGGCATTCTGAGCGAACATCTGAGCAACATCTTTAAAATGTTCTTCCGCTCCAAGAACAACAACAAGCCGGGTAGCGGCATTGGTCTGTACATTGTGAAAGAAGCACTGAGCAAGATCGGCGGTACCATTGGCGTAGATTCCCGTTACGGTGAAGGCACCCAATTTGAAATCTCTATTCCGAACCGAAATGAATTCGATACCTGATCTTCGCGTCATACTGATTGATGATAACGACATCGATCTGCTCCTTCACGAGCGGCTGATCACCCTTCAGGGTATCAGCAGGACCGTTCTGGCTTTCAGCAATGCGAACAAGGCGCTGGAATTCCTTTCCAGCAACATTACCCTTCCGCACATCCCTCCCACGGTCATTCTGCTGGATATACAGATGCCTGAAATGGACGGCTTCGAGTTCCTTCGCTCCTTCGATTCCTACCCCTCCAAGATCAAGAACCAGTGTTCCATCATCATGGTAT
This genomic stretch from Chitinophaga sp. XS-30 harbors:
- a CDS encoding hybrid sensor histidine kinase/response regulator, with the protein product MKSNRIRILYIDDEVHNLNAFRANFRRSYEIYTANSAAEGMQVLRGIEVHIIIADQKMPGTTGVEFFHEIKDILPDPIRILLTGYTDVEDIIDAINKGHIFSYIKKPWDEHELFKTINNAYEIYSARKQLKEKVLELEKTNDELNRFIYSTSHDLRAPLMSVQGIINLSRLDNSMTDPQGYMNMVEVCITRLDSFIQKIIEYYRNSRLELEYEKIDFVALIDDCIDTFRHQNTIINFNVKIDQPVPFKGDFFRISVILNNLISNAVKYQKPDEEYPQVNLSVKVEPHKATIRIEDNGIGILSEHLSNIFKMFFRSKNNNKPGSGIGLYIVKEALSKIGGTIGVDSRYGEGTQFEISIPNRNEFDT
- a CDS encoding two-component system response regulator, producing MNSIPDLRVILIDDNDIDLLLHERLITLQGISRTVLAFSNANKALEFLSSNITLPHIPPTVILLDIQMPEMDGFEFLRSFDSYPSKIKNQCSIIMVSSSLDFGDISRTNANPLVIRLLKKPLQPKELKEVIESIFQQ